aagtgatactttcgctttcTGAAACGAAGCGAAACTATCATTTTTCCCGAAAAgggacgaaagtatcacttttcccgaaacggagcgaagtatcacttttcccgaaacggagcgaaagtatcacttttcccgaaacggaggtaaagtatcatttttcctaaaatgggatgtgaaagtatcactttttctgaagtggaaaattagtcgatccataaaccaaaatatggttgaatgatgtgttatgcatcctttgtggtggtttgcgtaatagctatgcattcaattttcgagaattgtgcctaaatatcatttttcttgaaacagagggagtacatcgttttattagttgcaacggaaaattagttgatgcataaaccaaaattttgttacataaagtattatgtatcctttgtggtttgcataatggatatacaaattttctaaaattatgcctaaaatgataaatacctccaattttttcgtaaaaactctaaatttgatattgttgtttgtacttgttGCGTAGAGTTTTTAtaagctttccaacgagataaaatttgtaaaattccaaggcacggatttttagatatgttatattaaagtttggtttCCAATCATACCCCTGAAAAGATAAGATACAGGAGTTATAATAATTGGATTAAAAGGGAGTGACATTTTTGGTTTTTTCGGCCCTaaccatttccaatctttttgtgtcaattgcaatgtagtcgatctcggccatctcggccgagaTTCCGGCGATTTTCTCGTTATCGCTAACACAGTAGCCGAATTTCATAATCTCGGGGAAACGAGATTGTAACGAGAATTTCGCCGAGATAGTCCTTATTTCGCTTGGATCGGTCAAAAATCGACCGAGAATAACCATAATTTTCATCAACAGAGACCTAATATTCATGATTAGAAACCCTTGATTTTTACACATAATTAACATGTAATTACATCaatcgaaagagaaaagaaaatggagaaaagggTTTTAAGTGATACAGATTTTTAACGATTAAATCCACTGTTTGTATCAAAGCAAATTAATGATAGATGATGATAAGTAGTAAGAACAAGACAATCAACCAAAGGACAATTTCTTTTTGGCCTTTCAAATAATGAAACACAGATTGACAGGAAAAAAATGGAGTACTTTCTCGACTTTCTTCAATGTTCTCAAATCTCAACAATCCCTGCAGCTCTTTTTTCCTAAAGAAAATCGATTTTACCTCTTACCTATGTTCGCTTCCTATCAAAGAGACAACTCTTTGCATGAAATACACGTATTTCCGTAGAAAAAAGTTAAATAAATTTTTGATCATCATCTATCATTACTTTGTCGACCTTTGGTGCGTTGTGGGTGTGACTCTATTGGCGTTTGTTGTtcgttcattttatttttaaggaATTTGTGTTATATCGATCTTGGTTGCTTTTAAAATGTACGAGATACTTGACAAATACGTTTTACATGCATGTACAAAATATTTGACATATAATAATATTTGTGTAAAATTTTAAAATATTGATTCCGAAATTTCACCGAGAATCTTCCCGAGATCTTGTTGTATCAGTGTCTCGGTCCCAGCCGAGACACCCCGAGatccgaaattgactacattggtcaATTGATCACTTACATTTTACAAGGTCTTCCCTCGTTTCGCTCGGTTGGCCCAATAATCCTACATTTTTTTACCCTGAAAACAAATTAGTAATGTGATTCCGATCAATACTTAGTTATAACACAATTTAGATAGAAATTAGAATTTCCTCTTGTATTTTCAATGTCTTTCAGTTCGCCAAATTTCTTAGAAAACAACATCATCTCAAGAGAAGGATAAATGGATAATAATACATAAAAAGCTTATACAATTCATGGTGTACAGCTTAATTTCCTCCAAGTCTTCGACCTCTTCCGCGAAAAGCAATCCCAGCGGATGGGTTAGGTTCAACCGGACTGTCTATTTGAGTTCCCTTGCCCCAAAATACCACCAACTTGTGACTGCAAATTAAGATGTTAAGGCGAAAACAACTCCGCTGCATCAGTATCTACGTTACTTACATCTATGTCGTAACAAACATTTCAAAATATGTTTGCGGGAAAGATTAACGTTAAGAATCTAGTCAACTAGagtaacataacataacatatatatatataacagaaAGGATACACCCAAAGTGGAGTCTTCAAAATGTTTCTTACTGTAGAGAGAGGATAAAGCACTGTCAAGAAGTAATATAAATGGCCGGCAATAATTCCGAGGATATCTGGTATCAGAGGAGCTCCAAAGATCAAATCCAAAGCAAGCATCGCCCAAGGAAGATAGAATCCCTATATGCACACAACAAAACTTCAATTCGACAAACATACCACATTTTATCTATCAAGGCATTTGCATTTGCATaatctcaaaataacaagtaccTTCAGTCTCACAACGCCATATATGTTGATCTGCGCATTTGGAGACTCACGGCTCCAAACGTAGAGAAGCATGAAAACCAAAGATATCGACATGAAGGTTTTGTAGGGAGGCAATAACATCAGAACTGGAGCAACTGTCTAGTAAATGGAGATCAAGGCAAAGAAATTTCAGCAAGAAAACTTACTGGATAATAGATTTCGAATTCACAACTGCTTTGATAGTATTTACCAAAAGTGAGAAAGCGCCAAAGATCATCATCCACAGAAAATCAGCCGTTCTCTTGTCAAACAGTCCTTTCTCTAACAGAACTCCATATCTTGCTCTATGAAGTCCAATGACAAAGTATTGCAAGGTCAAGCTATGTATCTCTTTAAAGAATGAGAATGAAACAAGCACTAATTGAAATGGAGTACAGGCCAAAAAGTAAGTTGAAAAGAGTGGGTTTTCTTACAGCATTATAAGACGAACCGCAAACCCGACAGAAAATGGACCAAGGTAGAAGAAATTGGAAACTAGCCTCCATATCTGCAATGTTAAAACAAGTACGTAAAACTTGCAGTCAGGGCATCAAAAGTATTGTGGAGTCTCTTGATTGACATGTCACAGTTTCAAAAAAAGTTAATTCAATGTTGAGACTCTTTTTTTCCTACTTGGGTTGGTTTTATAAATGGATCTCATATATCTCGGAACTTTTAAGTGATAAAAAAAGAATGAAGCAGGTAATTGCATGTAAGCTAGGAGGCATCCTTGATGTACCTGAAAACGTTTTAAAACGAGCCCGTACTGTAACGATAATATGTCCGGATCATACAGTTTGAGATAATAAGCTGCAGCGGTCATGAAGCAGAATACTCCATAAAATTTGCACACTGGTGGCAGGGATCTATAATATCTGAAACAAGATCAATGAGACAAATTCTTGGTATTAAGAATCTGAATATCTCAAAGTTTTCAGAAATAATTCATGTTACATTTACAATTTAGCATATCTATAATTAAGTAGTTCCAAGAAATTGAAAACAATGATGACAAACTATAAAAATGACAATGAACTAGAAAGCATGAGTAGTTCACAATGGAACCAAAACTACTAACACAAGGATAAGTAATACACGCAGCGAGTTAACATGAACTAGAGAGCTTACTCTCCCGGTGTAGACATTGGCAATGGTGTTGAAATGAACTGAAAGCAGAGATGTGGTTTTGGTTCAATGTGAAATTCCACTGAATAAAATGTAATGGTTGGTTTCAAGAGGAATTTCCCAAGTCAATGCTTCTGTGATGACTTACTAGTCCAATGGGAAGACTTAAGACTTCCTATTCTCTAGCTCTACCGCTATAATCAATATGGCCTTATTCCAAACCTAATAATGGATGTTGATATTTCAGCTCAACTACACTGATGGATGTTTTGGGTCAATTCCATTAACATGGTGGCGGAAATATCacccaatttttttgaaaaaataaattcaCTTTGTATTCTCAGTCATGCATGTCTCGATCACCCGTCGTGAACCATACTCCTAATTCAATCTTGAATGCACTGCCTGGGCCGGCTCCTTGTTACTGTCTCCCAGGCAGTAACGCCGTGCTCCTTGTTATTGTCTTAAGGCACGAGTAGAAAACTCGAGTAGCAAAGAGCCGTCCCAGGGAAAACTAACATGAGATGACTAGCACTGCAATACAGGTGAACACCCAAGAAACAAGGGAAAACTGAAATGAACAAGGAgagaaaaacaatgaaaataaaaaacagtGATTTAAACTCTTTTTATCTAAAAGACCGAGACCAAATCAAACCACTGCAAAGAGCACAAGCAAAACGCTAAAAGAACAGGGAGATCAatggagaaagaagacgaaggagaCACGGAACTTGGAAGTTAACTCAGTTGCCCCATCCACAGAGCTTCTCTCTCATCATAACAGCCATCTTTGATTGCTAACTGTCTTTTTGTTGTTGACATAATATCAAGTTTCATAGAGAAGATGGTTCTTTGAAGGAAACACCGTCTGAACTTGCTGCGTTTCGATGCGGACTTGAATGATGTAGTTTCTGACGATTAACTATGTTATGTTTTTAGTTTGCCCCATATATTGCTATTTTTACACAACCTTAATTATGTTACAATATTTACATAATGTTCAAAGTTAGTGGTAGTCGAAAAAGGCTACAATGAACAAAGTTTAGTATAGAGCTGTCGAGACCTTTCAACCTTCAGTAACTGACGCAAATGGGCTACTGAAGTAAGAGAGGCCTTTCAATTACTAGGCTGAAAGTTGGTCTGCTTGAAATAGCTGACCTGTATCCACTTCGAAACTATCCCTCTGCAGAACATCACAACAAGAAATAGTATTAGAGTCCGTATTTTGTtctgttttggatgaatgtttcGACGGGGTGCTTATCAGAAAAATAAACATTACGTATCTTAACGGCAAGTAGCTAATGCAAACATATAGGAGTTGTATGGTATGACCTCAAACAAACTAATCAACATGATGAGGCTGAGGGGATCACGAAAAGCTCGACATCATCTGATCAATTTATTTTGTTCCGAAGTATATAATAAACCATGTACTTACATCGAAGTCAAAAAAGAAGAACTTCAGATATCGGGTCCTGTTGCAAATATAGTAATAAGGCCTCTGAATATTTGAGCTGAA
The nucleotide sequence above comes from Papaver somniferum cultivar HN1 chromosome 8, ASM357369v1, whole genome shotgun sequence. Encoded proteins:
- the LOC113306574 gene encoding derlin-1.1-like isoform X1, whose translation is MSTPGEYYRSLPPVCKFYGVFCFMTAAAYYLKLYDPDILSLQYGLVLKRFQIWRLVSNFFYLGPFSVGFAVRLIMLARYGVLLEKGLFDKRTADFLWMMIFGAFSLLTVAPVLMLLPPYKTFMSISLVFMLLYVWSRESPNAQINIYGVVRLKGFYLPWAMLALDLIFGAPLIPDILGIIAGHLYYFLTVLYPLSTVRNILKTPLWVHKLVVFWGKGTQIDSPVEPNPSAGIAFRGRGRRLGGN
- the LOC113306574 gene encoding derlin-1-like isoform X2, translating into MSTPGEYYRSLPPVCKFYGVFCFMTAAAYYLKLYDPDILSLQYGLVLKRFQIWRLVSNFFYLGPFSVGFAVRLIMLARYGVLLEKGLFDKRTADFLWMMIFGAFSLLTVAPVLMLLPPYKTFMSISLVFMLLYVWSRESPNAQINIYGVVRLKGFYLPWAMLALDLIFGAPLIPDILGIIAGHLYYFLTVLYPLSTSQVGGILGQGNSNRQSG